A genomic segment from Cyanobium sp. NIES-981 encodes:
- the ppc gene encoding phosphoenolpyruvate carboxylase, whose product MRQLVPSVVEPSPRATRLLGERMELVEDLWQTVLRSECPPHHAERLLRLKQLSDPTEGDTATVDNGAAIVQLIREMDLAEAIAAARAFSLYFQLVNILEQHIEEDSYLDSLKTLPEPVSSDPFLPPLASQTEPATFRQLFERLRNLNVPPAQIENLLRNLDLRLVFTAHPTEIVRHTVRHKQRRVATLIQKLEQGSGLNRVERQSLRLQLEEEIRLWWRTDELHQFKPTVLDEVDYALHFFQEVLFEAMPLLRQRVSAALAESYPDVEPPRDAFCTYGSWVGADRDGNPSVTPDITWRTACFQRQLMLERYVKAVGELRDQLSISMQWSQVSPALLESLEMDRLRFPEIYEERAARYRLEPYRLKLSYVLERLRLTQERNQLLADAGWESPCDGLASTAPVLGGLGGGAGLQELHYAAVDEFRNDLELVLQSLEGTGLSCESLQHLISQVQIFAFCLASLDIRQESTRHSDALDELSRYLQLPVPYGEMDEEQRVAWLLGELQTRRPLFPPAASWSAATTETFAVLRMVQRLQQEFGTRICSTYVISMSHTVSDLLEVLLLAKEAGLVDPVAQSSSLLVVPLFETVEDLQGAPAVMGQLFSQPFYRRLLATSDASQPLQEVMLGYSDSNKDSGFLSSNWEIHKSQIALQQLATQHDVALRIFHGRGGSVSRGGGPAYQAVLAQPSGTLSGRIKITEQGEVLASKYSLPELALYNLETLTTAVLQNSLVSTPVDNTPTWNELMGRLAARSRDFYRALVHDNPDLVAFFQQCTPIEEISKLQISSRPARRKSGAKDLSSLRAIPWVFGWTQSRFLLPSWFGVGAALREELDHDPEQLELLRLLYQRWPFFRMLISKVEMTLSKVDIDLAHHYVQALGRPERREAFEQIFQTIAAEFDLTRDLVLAITGHQRLLDGDPALQLSVDLRNRTIVPLGFLQVALLRRLRDQNRQPPMREATGSGSDGRTYSRSELLRGALLTINGIAAGMRNTG is encoded by the coding sequence ATGCGGCAGTTGGTGCCTTCCGTCGTTGAACCTTCCCCTCGCGCCACCCGTCTGCTCGGTGAGCGGATGGAGCTGGTCGAAGACCTGTGGCAGACCGTGCTCCGCAGCGAGTGCCCTCCGCACCATGCCGAGCGGCTGCTTCGCCTGAAACAGCTGAGTGATCCCACGGAGGGCGACACCGCCACCGTCGACAACGGCGCCGCCATCGTGCAGCTGATCCGCGAGATGGATCTGGCCGAAGCGATTGCGGCTGCCCGGGCCTTCTCCCTCTATTTCCAGCTGGTCAACATCCTCGAACAGCACATCGAGGAGGACAGCTACCTCGACAGCCTCAAGACCCTCCCCGAGCCTGTCTCGAGCGACCCTTTCCTGCCGCCGCTGGCCAGCCAGACCGAGCCGGCCACGTTCCGCCAGCTGTTCGAGCGGCTCCGCAACCTCAACGTGCCGCCGGCCCAGATCGAGAACCTGCTGCGGAATCTCGATCTGCGCCTGGTGTTCACGGCCCATCCCACCGAGATCGTGCGCCACACCGTGCGCCACAAGCAGCGGCGGGTGGCCACGTTGATTCAGAAGCTGGAGCAGGGCTCCGGCCTGAACCGGGTGGAACGGCAGAGCCTCCGCCTGCAGCTGGAGGAGGAGATCCGCCTCTGGTGGCGCACCGATGAACTGCACCAGTTCAAGCCCACCGTGCTCGATGAGGTGGATTACGCCCTGCACTTCTTCCAGGAGGTGCTGTTCGAGGCCATGCCCCTGCTGCGGCAGCGGGTGAGCGCCGCCCTGGCGGAGAGCTACCCCGATGTGGAGCCTCCCCGCGACGCGTTCTGCACCTACGGCTCCTGGGTGGGGGCCGACCGGGATGGCAATCCTTCGGTCACGCCGGACATCACCTGGCGCACGGCCTGTTTCCAGCGCCAGCTCATGCTGGAGCGCTACGTCAAGGCCGTGGGTGAGCTGCGGGACCAGCTCAGCATCTCCATGCAGTGGAGCCAGGTGAGTCCAGCGCTGCTGGAATCGCTCGAGATGGACCGGCTCCGCTTTCCCGAGATCTACGAGGAACGGGCCGCCCGCTACCGCCTCGAGCCCTACCGCCTCAAGCTGAGCTACGTGCTCGAGCGGTTGCGCCTCACCCAGGAACGCAACCAGCTGCTGGCCGACGCCGGCTGGGAGTCCCCCTGCGACGGACTCGCCTCCACCGCGCCGGTGCTGGGCGGTCTGGGGGGGGGCGCCGGCCTTCAGGAGCTCCACTACGCGGCGGTGGATGAGTTCCGCAACGATCTGGAACTGGTGCTCCAGAGCCTGGAGGGCACGGGGCTCAGCTGTGAATCGCTGCAGCACCTGATCAGCCAGGTGCAGATCTTTGCCTTCTGCCTCGCCAGCCTGGACATCCGCCAGGAGAGCACCCGCCACAGCGACGCGCTCGATGAGCTGAGCCGCTACCTGCAGCTGCCCGTTCCCTACGGCGAAATGGACGAGGAGCAACGGGTGGCCTGGCTCCTGGGGGAGCTGCAGACCCGCCGCCCCCTCTTCCCGCCCGCCGCCAGCTGGAGCGCTGCCACCACCGAGACCTTCGCGGTGCTGCGGATGGTGCAACGGCTGCAGCAGGAGTTCGGCACCCGCATCTGCAGCACCTACGTGATCTCCATGAGTCACACGGTGTCCGATCTGCTGGAGGTGCTGCTGCTGGCCAAGGAGGCGGGCCTGGTGGATCCGGTGGCCCAGAGTTCCAGCCTGCTGGTGGTGCCCCTGTTCGAAACGGTCGAGGACCTGCAGGGGGCCCCGGCGGTGATGGGGCAGCTGTTCAGCCAGCCCTTCTACCGGCGCCTGCTCGCCACCAGTGACGCCAGCCAACCGCTCCAGGAAGTGATGCTGGGCTATTCCGACAGCAACAAGGATTCCGGCTTCCTCTCCAGCAACTGGGAGATCCACAAGTCCCAGATCGCGCTGCAGCAGCTCGCCACCCAGCACGACGTGGCGCTGCGCATCTTCCACGGCCGCGGCGGCTCGGTGAGCCGCGGCGGCGGGCCGGCCTACCAGGCGGTGCTGGCCCAGCCCAGCGGCACCCTGAGCGGCCGGATCAAGATCACCGAACAGGGGGAGGTGCTGGCCTCCAAGTACTCCCTGCCCGAGCTGGCCCTCTACAACCTCGAGACCCTCACCACGGCCGTGCTGCAGAACAGCCTGGTGAGCACCCCGGTGGACAACACCCCCACCTGGAACGAGCTGATGGGGCGCCTGGCGGCCCGCTCCCGCGACTTCTACCGCGCCCTGGTGCACGACAACCCCGATCTGGTGGCCTTCTTCCAGCAATGCACCCCGATCGAGGAGATCAGCAAGCTGCAGATCTCCAGCCGGCCGGCCCGCCGCAAGAGCGGTGCCAAGGACCTCTCCAGCCTGCGGGCCATCCCCTGGGTGTTCGGCTGGACCCAGAGCCGCTTCCTTCTGCCCAGCTGGTTCGGGGTGGGGGCCGCTCTGCGCGAGGAGCTCGACCACGACCCCGAGCAACTGGAGCTGCTGCGGCTGCTCTACCAGCGCTGGCCGTTCTTCCGGATGCTGATCTCCAAGGTGGAGATGACCCTCTCCAAGGTGGACATCGACCTGGCCCATCACTACGTGCAGGCCCTGGGCCGGCCAGAGCGGCGCGAAGCCTTCGAGCAGATCTTCCAGACCATCGCCGCAGAGTTCGATCTGACCCGCGATCTGGTGCTGGCCATCACCGGCCATCAGCGGCTGCTCGATGGCGATCCGGCCCTGCAGCTCTCGGTGGATCTGCGCAACCGCACGATCGTTCCCCTGGGCTTCCTGCAGGTGGCCCTGCTGCGCCGGCTGCGGGACCAGAACCGGCAACCACCCATGCGCGAAGCTACGGGAAGCGGTTCCGATGGCCGCACCTACAGCCGCAGTGAACTGCTGCGGGGTGCCCTGCTCACCATCAACGGCATCGCTGCCGGCATGCGCAACACCGGCTGA